A segment of the Candidatus Cloacimonadota bacterium genome:
GCCAAAAATAGTATTAAGCTTCTTTTTTTCTTCAATCATAACTTTGGTCCGGCAGTTTCTTCCATCTGCTGTTACATTTACATAAATTGAATCTCCAACATTTAAATTATGCAAACGGATATAATAGAAAATTGAAAGCGCATCCTGTGCATTTGGTAATGGTTTGAATTCAGTTTTTATTATTTTTCCTTTACGATGTTTCACATATTGGGTCAAAGTGTCTTCAGGGAAATAATAATGAATTCTAAATTGTTTATAATGTCCTTCAGATAATTTCTTTACATATTTTCTTGAAACTAATTTTTCCATATCCCAGTAAGAGTCAATTTTATCTCTAACTTTGTAGATTATATCAAAGAATTTATTTGTTTTTGTTCTTGATTTAATATGATAACATTTATGCCCTGATATTGTGTCATCTTCTATAATTTCCATTGTAAATGTTCCGCCACTTAGAATGCCGTAATTAACTTTAAAAATTAGCTTTTCTCCAATTTTGAATGGTAAATGCCAAGTATCAGAATTCAAACTTGAACTCAATATAAAGAATAAAGACAGATAAAGGATAAAAAATAGTAACTTTTTCATAACATACCGCCTGGTAAATTGTTTATTTTGAATACAAATATAAAAGAAAATCATTTTTCAAACCATCCGGTTATATAATCTGTTAATTCAAGATTGGAAGAAATTTTAATCGATTCTACAGGCATAACTTTTATAAAATACTTTCCGTAATCCTTTTTAAATATTCTGCTATCAAGGATTACAACCACACCCTTATCTGTCTTATTACGAATTAATCTTCCAAATCCTTGTTTGAAATGGAGCAATGAAATTGGCAGAATATAATAGAGAAATGCATTTTTACCTTCTTTTCTTAACTTATCAGTATATGCTTCAACTAATGGTTCTGTAGGAACAAGAAAAGGCAGACGATACAGAATCAGTATTTCAAGTGATTTACCGGGCACATCAACACCTTCCCAGAAACTTCTTGTGCCAAGCAAAACAGAATTTTCATCTTTGCGAAATGCATCTAAAATGCTGGTTCGCGTACCGGTTTTACCCTGTGCGAGTAGTGTGGTATTCTGTTCAGAGGTTGAATCAGATAAGGCATTAAATGCAATACCTAAATCTTTATATGATGTAAAAAGCACTAATGTCCCACGATTATGAACTGAAACTATCTCTTCTAATAAGGATATGGCTTGCGATGAAAAGAAGGTATCTTGCGGATTAGGTAGAAAATCAGGAACTAAAATCAGCATCTGCTTATGATAATTGAATGGGGACGATGCTATGTATTCCATAAGTTTATCTTCTTCAAGTTTATTCAGCCCTGCTAATGTTTTATAAAACTTAAATTCATCTCGTATGGCAATTGTTGCTGAGGTTAAAATTGTCGTTTCTAATTTTGACCATAAAAAATCGTATAAATTTTGATTCACTTCAATTGGCGCACATACTATTGAACAATGTGGAAGACTATTTTCATTAAATTCTTTATCTCTTGTCTCAAGCCAGAAAGCATAATTTTCAAAGTCTGGTGAGAAAGTATGCTGAAATTTTATCTGAAGTTCATCTATCTGATTTAAAAGTCCTTCTAAATCAGAAATATTCTGGTCATAAAATGGAAATATGTTTGAACTTATATTTAAGAGTTCTTGATAGATTGAATTAGTGAGTTTAAAAATTGTAGAGATGTAATAGTTAATCTCTTCTACCAGGTTTTTTGATGAATCAAATATTGAAAGGTCTTTAAAACGCAATTTGCCATAGCTTCCGTTTTCAATAACAATCTGATTTATATTTTTAAAGAATTCTACACTTATTTTTTCAAGATTTTCAATTGGTTCATTAAAATTATCTAATTTATTTTTAAGTAGTTGTTTTTTCTCTTCTGAGATTGTGCTTTTTACAACAGCGATTCTAATGTTATTTGCAATGCCGTATTGAAATTCACCTTTTGTTAGTATTTTTTTAGCGATACTAAGTAAATCAAATAGATTTATAGAAAACCCAAAATGGATTGCGGCAGTTTGAGGCAAGTTATGAGCTTCATCAATCACCAAATGTGAGTAATTTCCAAGAACAGAATTTTCGCTTACCGCATCAGATAATAGCAAAGAATGATTAACGACAACAAGATTAGATTTTTCTGCTTGGCGACGAATTTTAATTACAAAGCATTTGTCATAGAAGGGACATTTTCTGCCATAACAATAATTCCCATCAGAAGCGATTTTTTTCCATAATGAACTCTTTGATGGGTTGAATGAATGATTTTCTTCAATATCACCTGTATTTGTATTTTCTGCCCATATAATCAAATTGAGAAAAAATTTTACTTCATAAGGCGAGAGGTAGCCAGCAGCATCAGATATTATATCATTCCATTTTTTTAAACAAAGGTAGTTATTTCTTCCTTTCAGTAAAGCAGCAGAAAATGTTAGGTTAGTTACATTTTGAATAGCTGGAATATCTTTATAGAAGAGTTGTTCTTGTAGATTTTTCGTATTTGTTGAAATGACAATCCTTCGTTTAGCAAATTTTGAGAAAAATATTGAAGGTATCAGATAAGAGAGTGATTTACCGATGCCAGTTCCAGCTTCAATAAGTAAAGTTTTGCCTTCTTTATAAGCTTCAGTTACCCAGGCAGTCATATCTATTTGACCTTGCCTGTATTCATAATTTTCAAAATTTTCAGCAATTTGACCATCTTTTTCAAACATCTCTAAGATTTCATTTTCGTTATATTTATTTGAAGCCGTTTCTTCTTTTTTTCGGTTAGATATGAAATTTTTAAGTGGAAAGAAATCCTGTTTGATTTTCTTTTTCTTATGTTTAAGTGCGGTTTTAGTTAAAAAATTATGTAGAATAGAAAGATATTTATGAAGATGACTTTGTAATGGTGCAAGTTCTGCAATTTCATTAATTTTATATATTGTTCCAATTTTAAAATTGTTACAAATAAATTCTGTTAATTGCGAAAGGAGTTCGCCTGTGGCTTTGGCATCACCTTCTGCACGATGTATATCTCTATTTTCTATTTGAAAATGCTCGCATAATTTAGATAAAGAATGAGATTTTAAGTGAGGAGTGAATATTTTTGCAATCTCCAAAGTATCATAAAATTTATTGGTTAATTTGGGGAGAGCTGATTCCTCCAGAGCGGAATTAATAAAGTTTCTATCAAATATTGCATTATGAAAACACAGGATGTCATCACCAACGAATTCAAGAAAATCAGTAAGTACCATTTTTTGCGGAGGGGCGTTTAGAAGGTCTTTATCAGATATTTGAGTTAGGGATTTTATAAATCCCGGAAGAGGTTTACCAATATTTATAAAAGATTGGAATCTTTTGCCAGATTTATTATTTTTAAACTTTACTGCTGCAATTTCAATAATGTTGTTACGAATTGAGTCNNNNNNNNNNNNNNNNNNNNNNNNNNNNNNNNNNNNNNNNNNNNNNNNNNNNNNNNNNNNNNNNNNNNNNNNNNNNNNNNNNNNNNNNNNNNNNNNNNNNGAAGATTATTTCTATTATTTTTTAATATTAACATTCTTGTCAGTTTATTGAACAATATAATCATCGTCAATTATTGAAATTAAATAAGTGAAGTTTCACAGGAGTGAAAATTACATAAAAAAATCATATTTAACCTTTTATAATATATTCTGCGAAACTTGAGTTAAATAAAATATCTCTTATAATACAATTAATAACCAAGTTTACTTCCACCAATAAATTCTCTAATAACAGAATCTCCGGGAATTGCTGAGTCATCTTTAACTGGCTCAACAGATTGCAAAATGTGTGCTATTCTTGAAGCACGTTTATAAGCATCTTCACGAAGGGGATTGCCTTTGAA
Coding sequences within it:
- a CDS encoding helicase C-terminal domain-containing protein, translating into DSIRNNIIEIAAVKFKNNKSGKRFQSFINIGKPLPGFIKSLTQISDKDLLNAPPQKMVLTDFLEFVGDDILCFHNAIFDRNFINSALEESALPKLTNKFYDTLEIAKIFTPHLKSHSLSKLCEHFQIENRDIHRAEGDAKATGELLSQLTEFICNNFKIGTIYKINEIAELAPLQSHLHKYLSILHNFLTKTALKHKKKKIKQDFFPLKNFISNRKKEETASNKYNENEILEMFEKDGQIAENFENYEYRQGQIDMTAWVTEAYKEGKTLLIEAGTGIGKSLSYLIPSIFFSKFAKRRIVISTNTKNLQEQLFYKDIPAIQNVTNLTFSAALLKGRNNYLCLKKWNDIISDAAGYLSPYEVKFFLNLIIWAENTNTGDIEENHSFNPSKSSLWKKIASDGNYCYGRKCPFYDKCFVIKIRRQAEKSNLVVVNHSLLLSDAVSENSVLGNYSHLVIDEAHNLPQTAAIHFGFSINLFDLLSIAKKILTKGEFQYGIANNIRIAVVKSTISEEKKQLLKNKLDNFNEPIENLEKISVEFFKNINQIVIENGSYGKLRFKDLSIFDSSKNLVEEINYYISTIFKLTNSIYQELLNISSNIFPFYDQNISDLEGLLNQIDELQIKFQHTFSPDFENYAFWLETRDKEFNENSLPHCSIVCAPIEVNQNLYDFLWSKLETTILTSATIAIRDEFKFYKTLAGLNKLEEDKLMEYIASSPFNYHKQMLILVPDFLPNPQDTFFSSQAISLLEEIVSVHNRGTLVLFTSYKDLGIAFNALSDSTSEQNTTLLAQGKTGTRTSILDAFRKDENSVLLGTRSFWEGVDVPGKSLEILILYRLPFLVPTEPLVEAYTDKLRKEGKNAFLYYILPISLLHFKQGFGRLIRNKTDKGVVVILDSRIFKKDYGKYFIKVMPVESIKISSNLELTDYITGWFEK
- a CDS encoding DUF3108 domain-containing protein, whose amino-acid sequence is MKKLLFFILYLSLFFILSSSLNSDTWHLPFKIGEKLIFKVNYGILSGGTFTMEIIEDDTISGHKCYHIKSRTKTNKFFDIIYKVRDKIDSYWDMEKLVSRKYVKKLSEGHYKQFRIHYYFPEDTLTQYVKHRKGKIIKTEFKPLPNAQDALSIFYYIRLHNLNVGDSIYVNVTADGRNCRTKVMIEEKKKLNTIFG